A region from the bacterium genome encodes:
- a CDS encoding glycosyl hydrolase family 65 protein encodes MGELKGIPEIRMTTELDQPYTLAGRGCYGIGWCDGFFPDFGWHKTKEMGGIWMHPLKIADGVWLSVDDAGWPPQESYNAIRREWCKKNDEFVLGEGGAWSEHIYYKGNWTITRRQFVPKDDQAFGVEFDIKTSSPEVQKVRLSVLVRFDVQTTWMSGWDDPVGLELEAIENGAIAHGISGSDLPYDWGYFTGAVKFDKKPERLAIGEELWGPERTYGNGTSVLATFYLDLDPQAKVRMVISGHHQSEAKTLATADDVLANWDAKLKEKVDFYRHIASELTCVETPEPLLNDAYRWSKLNVEWMTQHSECLGTCVTAGHQDFTCYFGCDTFTAIRGMLAAGLHETVKSSLRVIGGIADKQGGKVPHEVASTGHVYDPGSVGETPFYMRCVWDTYLWTGDEEFLKDLYPIVRKGMWDYIASEPVVDGVLMGEFEDRIGGARDKTNPILLAVGYKDFADLCEKMGDLEDAKKARSEADRYSKQLEELFWVEEEGCYARTLDENNKPVVETENIMWGRPFEGVGYAGISPKERVVRALARYKGPEYESEYGVFLGGNNCLMPVTTGYAAVAEFNYDRNEEGLEYVRCLARTCGHASPGAFPEGMDPYGDRKKMRYFKSSHWNYLQLWSSAFMPESLVWGLLRLQPDAANGKVTIKPWLPESWPFFEFRNVLVGQSRFSVRVDKSGTKVTHIDGPKLEINIIE; translated from the coding sequence ATGGGCGAATTGAAAGGGATCCCGGAAATAAGAATGACGACCGAACTCGACCAACCTTATACGCTGGCGGGGCGCGGATGCTATGGCATCGGTTGGTGCGATGGGTTCTTCCCGGATTTTGGATGGCATAAAACCAAGGAGATGGGCGGCATTTGGATGCACCCGCTCAAGATTGCTGACGGGGTTTGGCTGAGCGTCGATGATGCCGGTTGGCCGCCTCAAGAAAGTTATAATGCTATTCGACGTGAATGGTGTAAAAAGAATGATGAATTCGTTTTAGGGGAAGGCGGCGCCTGGTCGGAGCATATCTATTATAAAGGCAACTGGACCATTACGCGACGTCAATTCGTTCCTAAGGATGATCAAGCTTTCGGGGTTGAGTTCGATATTAAGACTTCAAGTCCGGAAGTTCAAAAAGTTCGCCTTTCGGTTCTGGTGCGCTTCGATGTCCAAACCACTTGGATGTCGGGGTGGGATGATCCGGTTGGACTGGAATTGGAAGCGATTGAAAACGGCGCGATTGCGCATGGCATCTCCGGTTCCGATTTACCCTATGATTGGGGTTATTTTACTGGAGCCGTTAAATTCGATAAGAAGCCGGAAAGACTGGCCATCGGCGAAGAGTTGTGGGGGCCTGAGCGAACCTACGGCAACGGTACTTCCGTTTTGGCAACTTTCTACTTAGATTTAGATCCGCAAGCCAAAGTTCGAATGGTTATCTCCGGGCATCATCAGAGCGAAGCCAAAACGTTGGCGACCGCTGATGACGTGCTCGCTAACTGGGATGCGAAGTTAAAAGAAAAGGTGGATTTCTATCGTCATATTGCCAGCGAACTAACTTGTGTAGAAACCCCGGAGCCACTGCTCAATGATGCTTATCGATGGAGCAAGTTGAATGTGGAATGGATGACCCAGCATTCGGAATGCCTGGGCACCTGTGTGACGGCAGGCCATCAGGATTTCACCTGCTATTTTGGTTGCGATACCTTCACTGCAATTCGCGGCATGCTCGCCGCAGGACTGCATGAAACCGTGAAATCCTCTTTACGCGTGATTGGCGGCATTGCGGACAAACAAGGGGGAAAGGTTCCCCACGAAGTCGCCAGTACAGGTCACGTCTATGATCCGGGCAGCGTAGGAGAAACTCCCTTCTATATGCGCTGCGTGTGGGATACCTACCTTTGGACCGGCGATGAAGAGTTCCTAAAAGATCTCTATCCGATAGTCAGGAAAGGCATGTGGGATTACATCGCATCCGAACCGGTCGTGGATGGCGTTCTAATGGGAGAATTTGAAGATAGAATTGGTGGAGCCAGAGACAAGACGAATCCTATTTTGCTGGCGGTAGGTTACAAGGACTTTGCTGACTTATGCGAAAAGATGGGTGATTTGGAAGATGCCAAAAAGGCCCGTTCTGAAGCTGATCGATACAGCAAGCAGCTTGAAGAGTTGTTCTGGGTCGAAGAGGAAGGCTGCTATGCAAGAACCCTCGATGAGAATAACAAACCTGTCGTCGAGACGGAAAACATTATGTGGGGGCGACCTTTCGAAGGCGTTGGCTATGCAGGCATTTCTCCCAAAGAACGAGTTGTCCGCGCACTTGCCAGATATAAAGGCCCCGAATATGAAAGTGAATATGGTGTATTCCTCGGCGGTAACAATTGTCTGATGCCGGTAACTACCGGTTATGCCGCTGTCGCTGAGTTCAACTATGACCGTAATGAAGAAGGACTTGAGTATGTAAGATGTCTAGCGCGAACGTGCGGACATGCCAGTCCGGGAGCATTCCCCGAAGGGATGGACCCTTATGGCGATCGCAAGAAGATGCGCTACTTTAAATCCTCACACTGGAACTACCTGCAGCTCTGGTCGTCGGCATTCATGCCCGAGAGCCTGGTTTGGGGGCTATTGAGACTACAGCCGGATGCAGCTAACGGTAAAGTCACCATCAAACCTTGGCTCCCTGAAAGCTGGCCTTTCTTTGAGTTCAGAAACGTCCTGGTCGGTCAATCGCGCTTTAGTGTCAGGGTCGACAAATCAGGCACAAAGGTAACCCATATTGATGGTCCCAAGCTAGAAATTAATATTATCGAGTAA